A window of the Lactuca sativa cultivar Salinas chromosome 7, Lsat_Salinas_v11, whole genome shotgun sequence genome harbors these coding sequences:
- the LOC111883711 gene encoding uncharacterized protein LOC111883711 produces MKTNETSFQHMLVCVKNVKQEDVEEWDEGMPLPGDIIEGIAASDSCTLEDIEDRLFVPTKGKAELRLQLRRMSKKNDEGLVWLKVRRGNQMLHLCVRVVHEKRFRLHRKFSFRAASNDKHVAVLDNLDFDQCTELQEMSRRAVNVVPRGFNQEAIKYEWRRKVATYLPDHRSTVVSSILFMPLANEHDINSTTTRAMAWFSAAVSSGTPIVFVNIQTEQISSSKKCNSSRVPTQNVHGIRLWFLPGTEEIPIELIPEPGENRFGIDVKRTDEGFVCIFAVTIGSAADRAGLRQLFENSIEMGHMVVISRLEGKNVMPTMVSSDGLLHCCNHDDIRDTLVGAVDQLESISLHIMSWPTTQNIHTTQPVGAAALRPPM; encoded by the exons ATGAAAACCAACGAAACAAGCTTTCAACATATGTTAGTTTGCGTGAAAAATGTAAAACAAGAAGATGTGGAGGAATGGGATGAGGGGATGCCCTTACCCGGAGACATTATCGAAGGTATTGCTGCTTCGGATAGCTGTACCCTCGAAGACATTGAGGACAGGTTGTTTGTACCAACAAAAGGGAAAGCCGAGCTTAGGTTACAGTTGCGAAGGATGAGCAAAAAGAACGACGAGGGGTTAGTTTGGTTAAAAGTTCGAAGGGGTAATCAAATGTTACATTTATGTGTCCGTGTAGTGCATGAAAAGCGTTTCAGATTGCATCGAAAGTTTAGTTTTCGAGCTGCTTCTAATGATAAACATGTCGCAGTTTTAGACAACTTGGATTTCGATCAATGCACAGAACTTCAAG AAATGAGTAGGAGAGCAGTGAATGTGGTTCCTCGAGGGTTTAATCAAGAGGCAATAAAGTACGAGTGGAGGAGGAAAGTGGCTACTTATCTGCCGGACCACCGGTCTACAGTCGTTAGTTCTATTCTTTTCATGCCTCTTGCAAATGAACACGATATTAATTCAACGACCACTAGAGCAATGGCTTGGTTTTCAGCAGCGGTTTCTTCTGGAACTCCTATCGTGTTTGTTAACATCCAGACTGAACAGatttcatcatcg AAGAAATGTAATTCAAGTAGGGTTCCGACACAGAACGTGCATGGAATAAGGTTATGGTTTTTGCCAGGAACAGAAGAAATTCCAATTGAATTGATACCCGAACCTGGAGAAAATAGATTTGGGATCGATGTCAAAAGGACGGACGAG GGTTTCGTGTGCATTTTTGCGGTGACAATAGGCTCAGCTGCTGATCGTGCTGGTCTGAGACAACTGTTTGAGAACTCGATTGAAATGGGGCATATGGTTGTGATATCACGCTTAGAAGGTAAAAATGTGATGCCTACAATGGTTAGCTCAGATGGTTTATTACACTGTTGCAATCATGATGATATAAGGGATACTCTTGTTGGAGCGGTGGATCAACTGGAAAGCATAAGCCTTCACATCATGTCTTGGCCTACGACCCAAAATATTCACACAACACAACCAGTTGGTGCTGCTGCTCTCAGGCCTCCAATGTAA